A stretch of Aerococcaceae bacterium zg-252 DNA encodes these proteins:
- the rplM gene encoding 50S ribosomal protein L13, with protein sequence MRQTYMAKKNEVERNWVLVDATDVPLGRLSAVVASILRGKNKPTFTPHVDTGDFVVVINADKVALTGKKASDKIYHRHSGYPGGLKSISAGDLRAKNSRKLVELSVKGMLPDTRLGRKQFTKLHVYAGAEHNHAAQQPKALDITTLI encoded by the coding sequence GTGCGTCAAACATATATGGCTAAAAAGAACGAAGTTGAACGTAACTGGGTATTAGTAGATGCTACAGATGTGCCTTTAGGTCGTCTCTCTGCTGTCGTTGCTTCAATTTTACGTGGTAAAAACAAACCGACTTTCACACCTCACGTAGATACAGGTGATTTCGTAGTCGTAATCAATGCGGATAAAGTAGCATTAACAGGTAAAAAAGCGTCTGATAAAATTTATCACCGTCACTCAGGTTACCCAGGTGGATTAAAATCTATTTCTGCTGGTGATTTACGTGCTAAAAACTCTCGTAAATTAGTAGAGTTATCTGTAAAAGGTATGTTACCTGATACTCGTTTAGGTCGTAAACAATTTACAAAATTACATGTTTATGCTGGTGCTGAACACAATCATGCTGCTCAACAACCTAAAGCATTAGACATTACTACATTAATTTAA
- the rpsI gene encoding 30S ribosomal protein S9, with amino-acid sequence MAKAQYLGTGRRKNSVARVRLVPGTGVITINGKALDEYIPFPHLHEVMKQPFAVTETLGSYDVLVNANGGGFSGQAGAIRHGIARALLTVDPDFRPALKAAGLLTRDPRMVERKKPGLKKARKASQFSKR; translated from the coding sequence TTGGCTAAAGCACAATATTTAGGTACAGGTCGTCGTAAAAACTCAGTAGCTCGTGTACGCTTAGTGCCAGGAACTGGTGTTATCACAATCAATGGTAAAGCATTAGATGAATACATCCCATTCCCTCACTTACACGAAGTTATGAAACAACCATTTGCTGTAACTGAAACATTAGGTTCATACGATGTATTAGTTAACGCAAACGGTGGTGGATTCTCTGGTCAAGCTGGTGCAATCCGTCACGGTATTGCACGTGCATTATTAACAGTAGATCCTGATTTCCGTCCTGCTTTAAAAGCAGCTGGATTATTAACACGTGACCCTCGTATGGTTGAACGTAAGAAACCAGGTCTTAAGAAAGCTCGTAAAGCTTCTCAATTCTCAAAACGTTAA